In Salinibaculum sp. SYNS191, the genomic window GCGGCTCTGGCGGCGACTTCTGCCAGGCGGAGCGGCATCACTATCCGACCCATGGCCTCCGGCGCGACAGTCGGCCAATCGCTCAGCGGCCATCACCAGATTTATTATGTGTTTCTTCGCAGTCACTACGTGCGGTGGGTGAGCCCCCTCACACCCCCTCTCAAGCACGGTCCAGCAACCACAGACGCAATCTCCCCCACCGTATTTTACTCGACGCCGGACGGTCCGACATAGCAGCATCGTTCGAATTGCGACGGCGACGGGCGACCGAATCGGCTGCGACAGCGGTCGCCGACAAGTGAACCGGAAGGGCAGCGGCGCTACGGGTCGGTGCCATGGCTCAGAACTGCAATCCGAGAAGTGACTTCCGGTAGTAATTTCCTGAAGGATTTAAGTTGGGATGGGTTCGGGCAGATTTCGGCTACGAACCTATCGCCGTCCCCTGGTTTTGGACCGATACCACTGTCGTTACTCGTGCGTTCTGGTGTCATCGTCAAGTGAAAGTGCGTCGAGGTGGCCGCGGCGGCGCACTTCGAGTTCGCGCCGCGGATCTTCCTTGTCGTAGTGTTCTTCGATGGTATCTGGGCTGGAGTTGACCCGATCTGCAATGACCTCAATCGGGACGCCACGGGAGAGCTGCCATGTAATCGAGCCTGTCCGCACCTGGTGGGGCGACCGACTTGACGGACATCCGCTTGCCGTGACGTACGACAGATACTCACAGGAGGCCGGGTCGTTCTCGTGCGGGCAGGGGCCGTGCTTGCAGGGGACCGTCGCCAAGTAGCACCAATCGCGGATAGTACTAGCCGCCGGTCGCCCTGCCTCGCTGGGGATGAGCGGCGAGCGGCCGTACCTGTCGGAGATGTCCATCCGCTCGCGATCCAGGAACTCGGCAAGGACGGCCGTCGGCTCGTCGAGCAACCCGACGTAGCGCTCGCCACGACGACCCTTCTTGAGCTCGGTGCCGGTCTCCGGCCGGTGCTCGAATCGGAGCCACTGTTCGTCGGCGTTGAAATCTCGCACATCGAGACTCCGTAGCGCCCCCGACCGACAGCCGACGGTCCAGAAGATTTCCAGGAGAGCGTGTGGGCGACTCGCGCGCTGGGGACTATCGCGATACCACGAGAGTAACGCCTCGCCACGCTCTGGCGGCAGCATCGTGTCGTCACTGCGGTCTGCTGGATCGACATCGGGTATCTCAACAGCCGTCGGGACAGCCTCGTCGACGACTCCAATCGAGACACAGTACTCCAGCCACTGCCGGAGCGTCCCGAGTTCCTTGTTAAGCGTGAGAGGTTTGGCGTTCTGATGGCGATGCAGCTGATACTCGTCAATGTCCCATCCGTCGATGTCACGAATGGAGTCGAACCCTTCTCGCTCGCAGTACTCGACGAACAGTTTGAGGCGGTACCACAGCGTCGACAGCGTGGAGTCGCGAACGTCTGGTCGTCGACGATCAAGCCAGCGCTCCGCTGCCTCGCGTGGGGAGAGATCGCGGCCATCACTCATCGCTCCCCTCCGTCCAACATCGCTTCCTTCGCCTGGCGGACGCGCTTCAGTTCCTCGGCGCTGCCGCCCTGGTCGGGGTGGGCAGTCTTCGTCTTCTGACGGTAGGCCGCCTCGACGACGTCTTCGGGAGCGTCCGGCGTGACATCGAGGACCTCGTGCGGCGCTGGCTGGTCGGCCGGCGCGTCGGCGACGATGGCTTCTTCGTTGCCGCTGGGCAGCCGCGCCGTCGCGAACTCGGACTGCCCGGTCGTCACCGGCCGGTCAGACATCTTGCGCTTCTCACGAATGTACAGCCCAATCGCCCGGGCGTTGTCCCGCCAGTCCGTGTAGTGATCGCAGGCGACGGCGAATTGCTGGCCATCTTTCGACCACCGGACCACGACCGCTGGATCCGACGGGTTGGCGTTCGCATACGGCATCCCGTCCTGTTTCCGGTGGGGAGCGGCCGTCGAGACGCGCCAATCATCAGCGCCGACGCGATCCAGTAGTTCCGTCTCGATGCGCCGAAGTGCCTCGTGGAACGTAACGCCGAACTTCGAGGTGTGGACGCGTTGTGACGCGGGCGTCCGTTCGAATTGTGCCGGCCAGTCGACCGCTCCGTCCGTGCGGTCCTGCTGGCTCGTCATCTATCCACCTCCAGCTCGTCACGCTCGAACGCCTGGTCGCAGGCTTCGAAACTACAGGCGTAGTGGTCGCCGCAGTTCTGGACGCCGGCGTGGCCGCACGGACAGATCGCGTCGCGGTTCGCGACGATCTCAGCCGCGCGCTCGCTGGCCCAGGATTCGACCTTCCAGACACGCCGGCTGTTCTCGGTCGGCATCGATTCACCGTCGTAGGCCTCCCAGCCCTCCTTGGCGATGACACTGTCGTGGGACAGTGAGCGAATCGTCCCAACGTAGTCCTCTGGCACATCGGCCATGAAAAACGTCTCCGGCGGGTCAGGCAACCAGTTGAGGAGGTCCGCATAGTTGCGGACGACCGAGCCCGCCTGAGGTGCGCCAGGGTGGCCGCCTTTGGACTGGCTCATGGCTGCACCTTGTTCTCCAGCAAGTCGTTCTCCCTCGCGTAGACGCGATTACGGCGCGAACACTCCTGGCAGCAGTAGAAGAGGTAGTCGTTCTCCAACTGCACGCGATAGTCTGCAGCAGAGTCACAGACTTCGTACGCACAGTCCTCGTCGTCGACTTCTTCGTCTGCTGCAACTGGCTCTGGAACGATAGCTGGCTCGTCAGCTCCTGCTGCCCGCCGTCGGCGCGAACACTCTCGCCGTCAGGAAGGAACCGCTCGGTACAGCATCGCAAAGCAGCGGCCAGCGTCTCGTGGTCGTCGCCACAGAAATCACACACTGGCTGGCCACCGTCGGCCCGGACGACCGCCCTCCTGGACCGCATCGACGCTGCCGGCCAGCTGGTCGAGGATGCCCGCCAGATGGCCAGCCGTCTCGCGTTGCATCTCAGTCATCTCCTCGGCGTCGGCCGCGAGGGCGCACTGTTTGCGGGCCTCGCGCAGTCTGTCGGCGGGATTCATGAGACGGCGCCCTCCTCGCGCAGGTCGTCGACCCGGACGGCCTCGCCGATATCCAGGTCTGCAACCTCGTCGCACCAGAGCGCGTCGTCCTGGGTGACGACATCGAGGTCGTACTCCTCCGCGTGCTCGCGGGACATCATGCGGATCTCGCCGAACGTCTGGCCGCTGTTGACCAGCTCGTCGTGGTTCGCGACGGTCGGATCCTCGCCGCTGTCATCAATCTCCAAGTCGGCGTCGTCCTCGTAGGCGATGAAGTGTACCGGGACGAACTCCTGCCCGCCGTCGGCGACGACCTCGGCTTGGCAGATGTCGGTCAGCGTCGCGAGATGTTCGGCCTGCACTTCGAGCAGGCGCTTCCCGGCGTGAGTCAACGCGTAGCGATTCGTGCGCTCGTCGAGGTCGCTCTTTTCGACCAGGTCGGCCTGAACGAGTTGATCGAGGTTCGGGTACAGCCGGCCGTGGTTGACCTCTTCGCCGTAGAGGTCTTCGAGCCGGCGCTTGATTTCGAGCCCGTAGCTCGTGGCATCCTCGTGGTCGATCTCCTGCAGGACGGCGAGCGTGTCGCGCTGGAACGCGGACAGGTCCGTCCAGGTGGTCGTGGTATCGGTACTGTCGGTCGTGGTGGTGTCGGTACTCATGAGTGGATCTCGGTGAGAACTGGGTGATCGTCGGTCGATACCGCGTGCCGGTGCGAACCTTGAAACGGTCGCGCGTCGTTGTCTTCCATGGGTCGGAGATCCGACCGACGCGACACCCGTGGTAGGGACACGGTGTCGCACCCAGCGAGTTTTTGCGGCGTGTCGCCGGGTAGAGACACCCTTCGGAGTGTCGCGTCGATCTGTATCACATGGATTAATGAGACTGAATAATAAATCTTCACATCAATCCATGTGGTTAACCACACGTATTCGTTATTGGAACCTGATAAGTTACCGGGCGTTGAATAAGGTAAAAAGTGGCTTCCACACGTCAACCACCGGGGTGGATGCAGTTGCCCATTGACGACAGAATCCTTGAGCTGTTGTCTGAGACAGGTATTATACTGTCGCCCGCGGTAATCGCTATCAACATCGACAAATCCAGAGATGAAGTCAATCGTCGTCTTTCCAAACTTGTTGATAAAGGGATGGTAGAACGTGTGAAGAGGGGCTACTATCGAATTACACCAGACGGCGAAGCATATCTTCAGGGAGAATCCGAAAGCTCCTGACTGTTCTACAGATAGAAGCCGACGCGGTGTCAGATTTCCCTGATTGACATCACCTCGCAATCGTTCCGTTCTAAGAGTAAGCCGCGTTCGAGCTGACGATCCACAATTTCGGCCCCCAGGGCACGCACTGACTAGACCTGATGTTTGTATAACGCTTTGGGAGCCAATATTTTTTGAGAGTCTCTGTCGCTGGTTACGATGGGGTGCCCAAACAGCATCCCGAAACCTTCCTGGGAATGACCCTCGGGCATCAGATAGCCCATTCACGGCACCGCCACCTCCTCGATGTCGAGTTCACGCACGAGCTGGTCGACCCACTCTGGTAACT contains:
- a CDS encoding PadR family transcriptional regulator, with the translated sequence MSTDTTTTDSTDTTTTWTDLSAFQRDTLAVLQEIDHEDATSYGLEIKRRLEDLYGEEVNHGRLYPNLDQLVQADLVEKSDLDERTNRYALTHAGKRLLEVQAEHLATLTDICQAEVVADGGQEFVPVHFIAYEDDADLEIDDSGEDPTVANHDELVNSGQTFGEIRMMSREHAEEYDLDVVTQDDALWCDEVADLDIGEAVRVDDLREEGAVS
- a CDS encoding type IV toxin-antitoxin system AbiEi family antitoxin domain-containing protein encodes the protein MQLPIDDRILELLSETGIILSPAVIAINIDKSRDEVNRRLSKLVDKGMVERVKRGYYRITPDGEAYLQGESESS
- a CDS encoding J domain-containing protein, whose product is MTSQQDRTDGAVDWPAQFERTPASQRVHTSKFGVTFHEALRRIETELLDRVGADDWRVSTAAPHRKQDGMPYANANPSDPAVVVRWSKDGQQFAVACDHYTDWRDNARAIGLYIREKRKMSDRPVTTGQSEFATARLPSGNEEAIVADAPADQPAPHEVLDVTPDAPEDVVEAAYRQKTKTAHPDQGGSAEELKRVRQAKEAMLDGGER
- a CDS encoding site-specific integrase; the protein is MSDGRDLSPREAAERWLDRRRPDVRDSTLSTLWYRLKLFVEYCEREGFDSIRDIDGWDIDEYQLHRHQNAKPLTLNKELGTLRQWLEYCVSIGVVDEAVPTAVEIPDVDPADRSDDTMLPPERGEALLSWYRDSPQRASRPHALLEIFWTVGCRSGALRSLDVRDFNADEQWLRFEHRPETGTELKKGRRGERYVGLLDEPTAVLAEFLDRERMDISDRYGRSPLIPSEAGRPAASTIRDWCYLATVPCKHGPCPHENDPASCEYLSYVTASGCPSSRSPHQVRTGSITWQLSRGVPIEVIADRVNSSPDTIEEHYDKEDPRRELEVRRRGHLDALSLDDDTRTHE